One genomic segment of Helianthus annuus cultivar XRQ/B chromosome 14, HanXRQr2.0-SUNRISE, whole genome shotgun sequence includes these proteins:
- the LOC110898909 gene encoding agamous-like MADS-box protein AGL80 encodes MARARVKLARILNESKRRATLKKRRLALIKSLQALCVLCKVKACMIVCDGLNDQSTDNVMVWPSRKEVKTMVANFNSVPEQKQNKKNVTHEKFLENMLVNEKSKLQALKKKNDQMEIEEILHKLHSAPTSIDLQSGKLSQAYFYIEELIKMIEEKESSS; translated from the coding sequence ATGGCAAGGGCTAGGGTGAAACTTGCTAGGATTCTTAATGAAAGCAAGAGAAGGGCTACCCTGAAGAAGAGGAGATTAGCTTTGATCAAGAGTCTACAAGCCCTATGTGTGTTGTGTAAAGTGAAAGCGTGTATGATCGTTTGTGATGGTTTAAACGATCAAAGCACAGACAACGTAATGGTGTGGCCATCTAGAAAAGAGGTTAAAACAATGGTTGCAAATTTTAATAGTGTGCCCGAGCAAAAACAAAACAAGAAGAATGTTACTCATGAAAAGTTCCTTGAGAATATGCTTGTGAATGAGAAAAGCAAGCTACAAGCATTAAAGAAGAAAAATGATCAAATGGAGATTGAAGAAATCTTGCACAAACTTCATAGTGCTCCTACTTCCATCGATCTACAGAGTGGGAAATTGAGTCAAGCATATTTCTATATAGAAGAGTTGATCAAGATGATTGAGGAAAAAGAAAGTTCATCTTAA